The Toxoplasma gondii ME49 chromosome III, whole genome shotgun sequence genome includes a window with the following:
- a CDS encoding hypothetical protein (encoded by transcript TGME49_253160), whose translation METLSSAAGVRTQAAGGQMETDKGGPEMDTGSDPEAHAEDSEMAREEESRGRPGGDEGDPSHSLEHAMEEPEHVHAETEGEDGQSSREQTETTDEVPGSSGSVDDSVGEERSNMVEADMSSSSGSSASPSSDSSSVPCRISYAVSSSINSSVPGFADSWFPEMPQETSATPFSSPPLKRQAGAESSGVQTPQRSAECPAGSDARREEANEEEGELTSQSRAKEETREAASEEQPEGSQEEGQKVNKGEKKTELFLGMWPEHSGAGGLELPSLLHLAAACKQFSQPKQARDFLETLSAEEKTQLQRRYHRVARQLARVSPVRPMPQEKFRLLAPTSKAKEDVWEIMREQEKQLRCLQPHDIVFANLQGQLKELFPERSEAALYDLCRRVCALAKQSSRKDVLGPLKRALSHARFALAREHRKLRSQETAESEDS comes from the exons ATGGAGACACTGTCTTCGGCAGCGGGTGTCCGTACACAGGCGGCGGGAGgacagatggagacagaTAAAGGGGGACCGGAGATGGACACAGGGAGTGATccagaggcgcatgcagaggacaGTGAGATGGcacgtgaagaagagagccgCGGTCGCccgggaggagacgaaggagatcCCAGCCACAGTTTGGAGCATGCAATGGAAGAGCCAGAgcacgtgcatgcagagacggaaggagaagatgGTCAATCAAGTcgagaacagacagagaccaCAGATGAAGTCCCAGGCTCCAGCGGGTCGGTGGACGACTCTgttggagaggagaggagcaaCATGGTCGAAGCCGAtatgtcttcttcttccgggagctccgcgtcgccttcctcagaCTCTTCCTCCGTTCCCTGCCGTATCTCATATGCTGTGTCTTCCTCCATCAACTCGTCTGTCCCCGGTTTCGCGGATTCCTGGTTCCCCGAGATGCCTCAAGAAACCTCCGCGACACCCTTCTCCTCCCCGCCGCTGAAGCGGCAAGCAGGCGCCGAATcctcaggtgtacagacaccgcagcgGTCGGCGGAGTGCCCGGCTGGGTCCGACGCgaggcgcgaagaagcgaatgaagaagaaggtgaactGACTTCTCAGTCGAGAGccaaagaggagacgcgcgaggccGCTTCTGAAGAGCAGCCGGAGGGCAGCCAAGAGGAGGGACAGAAAGTCAAcaaaggggaaaagaaaacagaactCTTCTTGGGCATGTGGCCCGAGCACTCGGGCGCGGGGGGCCTGGAGCTCCCGTCGCTCCTCCACCTCGCGGCTGCGTGCAAACAGTTTTCTCAGCCGAAACAGGCACGAG ACTTCCTGGAGACTCTCAGcgccgaggagaagacgcaacTGCAGAGACGCTATCACCGGGTTGCTCGTCAGCTGGCGCGCGTGTCGCCTGTCCGGCCGATGCCTCAAGAAAAA TTTCGCTTGCTGGCGCCCACGTcaaaggcgaaagaggacgTCTGGGAGATCAtgagagagcaagaaaaacAGCTTCGCTGTCTACAACCTCACGACATCGTTTTCGCCAATCTTCAGGGCCAGCTCAAG GAGCTTTTCCCGGAGCGAAGCGAGGCGGCTCTGTACGACCTGTGTCGACGCGTTTGTGCGTTGGCAAAGCAGTCAAGTCGCAAGGACGTTCTCGGG CCCCTAAAACGAGCACTGTCACATGCGCGCTTCGCTTTAG CACGGGAGCACCGAAAGTTGCGATCGCAGGAGACggccgagagcgaagacTCCTAA
- a CDS encoding zinc carboxypeptidase, putative (encoded by transcript TGME49_253170~Predicted trans-membrane domain (TMHMM2.0):2033-2056), with translation MEANHRSSATGGRLAGPCMHHRATEKTDRKKAEVSQLFSERPLARKLSFSPSVDVETERTTAARDSTSPPYLGTACDCRSLGRGRLLLFMSSSVSSSSSHLSSSDSLISPSSTATSHSLVKSARNLSVDAAADDCFVSPVSSLCLSFVEASRSGDPSSSLCTHTSVSSNARISSRSAADSLSASPSESPSVSFLASSAPPAFSLARLCRELDASVDSETLSSLPTPSCSSLRAQSPAELLFGLTRRRWRDTRTRPGSFCPESLLSSRGGRTRPRQARARELVASKYRAEQGGLESFCSVSSISVATAPRLRLNSRGDRPCRGVSSSPQEKHLGQTEVLPRTLRDASASLRRSNEDASFRRTVLTSVLQANKNVTSCLPPCYRLSRVLLFSVVAFLLIYVASLFRAAPTAPGVRTLGEAPQLRAFHPPFAFMPTPSLLFASAARDPVPSSSSSVSSVAFKARPVAPYTYEEILKELGEIQETCRSLVRVSDWGRESGLSVFMSRFSCGTSDACQLPLVEVGDIDFLSPATPTVFFSGAVHGDERAGPTAAVELVRYLCARYRRDGEVTFLVRNRRVLVMPFPNVLGFAWNFREEAGVDVNRDFPYQRQSSQCFQSVAARAINEVFRSHLILGGITWHGGMRAVAYPWGSYDHSQQLGRDRWQSRASPDDAAFKSLARVLQRAGGLDKENGDFYYPTGSMTNLVYPVSGGMEDWAYGASFEPSPDPISVCEPAPYELPSASLSSASTSASSPSSSSPSSPSSPPSSPSSPSSPPSSPSLRSFRHLFRESTKARAQGSRAAREEKNQEVEHAQEETEEQTKDEGEEASRESRRLSGAGSRRGGHKLLLRGGGDEEDAWLPRGDVRERDSEEEVGENGTASGAEEKQREGEVERRAKSGTDSLQSSEERWKIDYKQGAKRYGYPASRSVYSTPDVSSALFLVEMHDNKAPSRVSMGPRPVDRPSLLLPEEEEVETDEDGGAGEKNDFLTIRNVRLALKFIEKAKPDLLFTSTPPLYQPPGAVSIFAFYPIGCNVLNDVELQIRRGRCEDLLTVSPSFPSSAASSFVPMVPELLPAWREAEMLVREKAKTLPVRCREAGVWERRGSVSEDADLPPAEFEWWGGGGNKDITLNQGTAEQRRNRVEIQYKVPPEALDGDYCSVIFASFDQDWKYQQNPEPKMPPQSHIARLRLENYQARSSEGNAVIVGRKTWMYPASVPALFPVVGPAGYPLIVRGDNVEGFARLDFPLAAFLPSSGLKPRQDRLRRDASASVQLFLNLGGNFNEERFRYDPFTGAFRHPRDKNHALSIRRVDVSVGLSRPLSSLPPGRFLFAVFADGDLLHHAVDQFLFPASSLASSSPFPLSSVSSVGALSGRGSIAEHSLASALLLGEVPTGPLGRSELERLQQTRLVNFVKRKEQQKMNSRRSSRLSSAWSLRLATQLRQQQLPAVVAFSLIDRRTVRGQADVPLTALLGRAVVAQWIPDTRSERENQGGAELETPDKNTGKEAQNEGSQGTHQKATEQAEKKGERHEDGGNEGARRDARSSDSLLSGASSRHRPSQSALAVVGSSLHTPTILHAIHEKLAPLPADPAERPASSSPPFGVTLVCFFRQKTETEGRTRARGRDAERENSEDRTKGDAGEREEATGSSTSPRVEGGGGTGEEGRSFTGEGESWKGRAERGPAKETGAIEESEKGKDTGKERQREERLLEHSERSAARTLLGNLVGYLRLIYRVNPIGAPSRKQEKEEAPESVTPPSVRLEAELCETSMGVPPNAPLYLRFHEDCCPPLTLYPSSRPRFNLAGAASVPPQAQGFLGRLLGVSGGEETTKTRSQGETQATGSWILPSEAQSLLSLSNCRCGPGTIVTLTTEPSASYSLHEASSFSPFSSNRFFLPPADTVDSQQRRTLACSLGLIPPVPGEFDAKEKINTPRFPFPLVSAAPSISASPFLSRFICGNSGRASWRQWSARRSASGVRTQEGRWPRQREGWEAGSGHGGFVSSVEESEGDRLSSDEEFADFVTFVNTPGGTREGRDGLPYHLIVASIIGLIGLVCIVSPCLISVYNCFTSRRASSVAPLPAHPRAGSTPFDEFPEFHSGEETEEGSGASGVSFPAGEPDRLRNVVDAFAKARGEGRGDRALRREGGKGIVANSNLFSSRLTGEADTLHLHEAGDAVSPASRGLSAGSGKGASYEPFFSTAGDDSDEDVGGFS, from the exons ATGGAGGCGAATCACCGGAGCTCGGCGACGGGCGGGCGTCTCGCCGGCCCTTGCATGCATCACCGagccacagagaagacagacagaaagaaggccgAGGTGTCGCAACTCTTTTCTGAACGTCCTCTCGCGAGAAAGTTGagtttttcgccttctgtcgaCGTCGAAACTGAACGCACAACTGCTGCGAGAGACTCTACGTCTCCTCCTTATCTCGGCACCGCCTGCGACTGCCGATCCCTGGGACGAGGCCGCCTGTTGTTGTtcatgtcttcttctgtgtcctcAAGTTCGTCACATTTGTCGTCCTCAGATTCTCTcatctcgccttcgtcgacTGCTACTTCTCACTCTCTCGTGAAGAGCGCCCGCAATCTGTCTGTTGACGCAGCAGCGGACgactgtttcgtttctccggTCTCTTCGTTATGTCTGTCCTTCGTCGAAGCCTCGCGTTCTGGAGacccgtcttcttctttgtgcACTCAcacctctgtttcctctaACGCGCGCATCTCTTCCCGGTCAGCCGCAGactcgctctctgcctctccatcagagtctccgtctgtctccttccttgcgTCTTCTGCCCCTCCGGCGTTCTCCTTGGCCCGACTGTGTCGAGAGCTTGACGCGTCTGTCGACTCTGAGACGCTCTCGTCGCTGCCGACGCCATCTTGCAGTTCTCTGCGCGCGCAATCGCCTGCAGAACTCCTCTTCGGCCTCACGCGTCGCcggtggagagacacccgaacGCGTCCTGGTTCTTTCTGCCCTgagtcgcttctttcttctcgcggtgGAAGAACGAGGCCCCGCCAGGCAAGAGCACGCGAGCTGGTCGCGAGCAAGTACAGGGCAGAGCAAGGAGGATTGGAGTcgttctgctctgtctcctccattTCGGTGGCGACTGCTCCTCGGCTTCGACTGAAttcgcgaggagacaggcctTGCCGTGGcgtttcgtcctctcctcaaGAGAAACACCTTGGTCAAACGGAGGTTCTTCCTCGCACCTTGAGAgacgcgtctgcgtcgttgAGGCGGAGTAACGAGGACGCATCTTTTCGTCGAACAGTTCTCACTTCCGTTCTGCAAGCCAACAAAAATGTCacttcctgtctccctcccTGTTATCGtctttctcgagttctcctcttctccgtggTTGCCTTCCTCCTCATCTACGTCGCCTCCCTCTTCCGTGCGGCCCCCACGGCaccgggtgtacgtacactggGCGAGGCCCCCCAGCTCCGCGCGTTTCACCCGCCTTTCGCCTTCATGCCGACGCCGTCTTTGCTGTTTGCCAGTGCAGCACGGGACCCTGtaccttcgtcctcttcttctgtttcttctgtggcgTTTAAGGCGAGGCCGGTGGCGCCTTACACCTACGAAGAGATTTTGAAGGAACTAGGGGAGATTCAGGAAACCTGCCGTTCTCTGGTGCGAGTCTCCGACTGGGGTCGCGAGTCGGggctctctgtcttcatGAGCCG ATTTTCTTGCGGAACTTCTGACGCGTGTCAACTGCCTCTTGTTGAGGTCGGAGACATtgactttctctctccagctaCGCCCaccgtcttcttcag CGGCGCCGTTCACGGAGACGAACGCGCAGGACCGACTGCAGCTGTCGAGCTCGTCCGCTACTTGTGTGCAAGGTACCGACGAGATGGCGAG GTCACCTTCTTGGTGCGGAACCGGCGAGTGCTCGTCATGCCCTTTCCGAACGTCCTGGGCTTCGCCTGGAACTTCCGCGAGGAAGCTGGAGTCGACGTCAATCGAGACTTCCCCTACCAAAGACAGTCCAGCCAGTGCTTCCAATCTGTCGCGGCGCG AGCAATCAACGAGGTATTCCGATCTCACCTGATTCTCGGCGGCATCACCTGGCACGGAGGCATGCGCGCTGTCGCATACCCTTGGGGCTCGTATGACCATTCTCAGCAG cTAGGAAGAGATCGGTGGCAGTCGCGCGCTTCGCCAGATGACGCGGCTTTCAAATCCCTCGCCCGCGTGCTTCAG CGAGCTGGAGGCCTCGACAAGGAAAATGGAGACTTCTACTACCCCACAGGGTCGATGACGAACCTCGTCTATCCCGTCAGTGGCGGAATGGAGGACTGGGCCTACGGGGCTTCCTTCGAACCTTCGCCCGACCCCATTTCTGTCTGCGAACCTGCTCCCTACGAGCTtccctccgcttctctctccagtgcCTCTACATCTgcttcctccccttcctcttcttctccttcttctccttcttctcctccctcttctccttcttcgccttcatctcctccctcgtctccttctcttcgttcgtTTCGGCACCTGTTCAGAGAGAGCACGAAGGCGCGCGCGCAGGGTAGCCgagctgcgagagaagagaagaaccagGAAGTCGAACACgcacaagaagagacagaagaacagacaaaagacgaaggagaagaagcgtctcGCGAGAGTCGCCGCCTGTCGGGTgcaggcagcaggcgcggtGGACACAAACTTCTTTTGCGAGGtggaggcgacgaggaagacgcgtgGTTGCCGAGGGGTGACGTTCGGGAACGAGACAGTGAAGAGGAAGTTGGGGAGAATGGAACGGCTTCTggagctgaagagaaacagcgagaaggagaggtcGAACGGAGGGCGAAGAGCGGAACGGACAGCCTTCAATCTTCTGAAGAGAGATGGAAAATCGACTACAAACAGGGGGCTAAGCGTTACGGATACCCCGCCTCCAGAAGCGTCTACTCCACCCCAGATGTTAGCTCGGCTCTCTTCTTAGTTGAAATGCACGACAACAAAgctccttctcgcgtctcgatGG GTCCTCGCCCGGTGGATCGCCCGAGCTTGCTTCTaccagaggaggaagaagtggagacggacgaagacggaggcgctggcgagaagaacgacttTTTGACCATTAGAAATGTCCGTCTCGCGTTGAAGTTCATCGAGAAGGCAAAGCCGGACCTTCTCTTTACGTCGACCCCTCCTTTGTATCAACCTCCAG GCGCTGTCTCCATTTTTGCCTTCTACCCCATCGGGTGCAATGTGTTGAACGATGTCGAACTCCAGATCCGCAGAGGTCGCTGTGAAGATCTCCTgaccgtctctccttcttttccttcttcggccgcttcttcgtttgtgcCGATGGTGCCGGAGTTGCTGCCTGCGTGGCGGGAAGCCGAGATGCTGGTtcgggagaaggcgaagacttTGCCTGTGCGCTGTCGAGAAGCAGGTGTTTGGGAGCGGAGAGGCAGTGTCTCCGAGGACGCGGACTTGCCCCCAGCGGAGTTTGAGTGGTGGGGAGGCGGTGGCAACAAAGACATTACGTTGAATCAGGGCACTGCCGAGCAGAGGCGCAATCGCGTTGAAATTCAGTACAAAGTTCCGCCTGAAGCGTTG GACGGGGACTACTGCAGCGTcatcttcgcttccttcgacCAG gaTTGGAAATACCAGCAGAACCCAGAGCCAAAGATGCCACCCCAGAGCCACATTGCTCGTCTTCGACTCGAA AACTACCAAGCACGATCGTCAGAAGGAAACGCCGTCATCGTAGGACGGAAAACCTG gaTGTACCCTGCGTCTGTCCCTGCACTGTTTCCCGTGGTCGGCCCCGCGGGGTATCCGCTGATTGTTCGAGGAGACAACGTCGAAGGCTTTGCCCGCCTTgactttcctctcgctgcgtttctgccttcctctggGCTGAAGCCAAGACAGGACCGGCTTCGAAGAGACGCGTCGGCGTCCGTGCAGCTTTTCTTGAACTTGGGAGGAAACTTCAATGAGGAACGCTTCCGCTACGATCCTTTCACCGGCGCCTTCCGCCACCCGAGGGACAAGAACCACGCGCTGTCGATTCGAAGAGTTGACGTCAGCGTCGGCCTCAGC CGTCCGCTCTCGAGCCTGCCGCCGGggcgcttcctcttcgcggTATTCGCGGACGGAGACCTTCTCCACCACGCTGTAGAccagtttctctttccggcgtcctctctcgcctcttcctcgccgttccctctctcttctgtctcctctgtcggcGCCCTCTCGGGTCGTGGCTCCATTGCAGAGCACTCACTTGCCTCCGCGTTGTTGCTGGGCGAGGTGCCGACGGGGCCGCTGGGCCGCTCTGAGCTCGAGAGGCTGCAGCAGACGCGCCTGGTGAACTTCGtcaagaggaaggaacagcAGAAAATGAATTCGCGTCGAtcctcgcggctctcgtcAGCCTGGTCCCTGCGACTGGCGACTCAGTTGAGACAGCAACAACTGCCCGCCGtcgtcgctttttctctgatCGATCGGAGAACTGTGCGTGGGCAAGCGGATGTTCCCTTGACTGCTCTGCTCGGCCGCGCCGTCGTTGCGCAGTGGATCCCGGACACGCGCTCAGAGCGCGAGAACCAGGGCGGTGCAGAGCTAGAAACGCCGGACAAGAACACAGGGAAGGAGGCGCAAAACGAAGGGAGTCAGGGAACACACCAAAAGGCAACAgagcaggcagagaagaagggagagagacacgaggatGGTGGTAACGAGGGAGCAAGACGAGACGCGCGTTCCTctgactctcttctctctggagcgTCTTCGAGACACCGGCCTTCGCAGTCGGCGCTGGCCGTCGTCGGGTCCTCACTCCACACGCCTACAATTCTTCACGCAATCCACGAAAAACTGGCGCCTCTCCCTGCAGATCCAGCGGAGCGACCAGCCTCTTCGTCCCCACCATTCGGCGTCACCCTCGTGTGCTTCTTTCGACAGAAAActgagacagagggaagaacgagGGCGCGCggacgagacgcagagcgagagaactcagaagacagaacgaagggggatgcaggagaaagagaggaagcaacagGTTCGTCGACGAGTCCGAGAGTGGAAGGCGGGGGAGGTACAGGTGAAGAAGGTCGGAGTTTCAcaggagaaggggagagtTGGAAAGGGCGTGCAGAGCGAGGGCCggcaaaagagacaggagcgatcgaagaaagcgagaaagggaaggatacaggcaaggagagacagcgagaggaacgTTTGCTGGAGCATAGCGAAAGAAGCGCAGCTCGGACTCTGCTAGGAAACCTCGTCGGGTACCTGCGGCTGATCTACAGAGTTAACCCCATCGGAGCACCCAGCagaaagcaagaaaaagaagaagctccGGAGAGTGTGACACCGCCGAGCGTTCGCCTCGAAGCTGAACTCTGTGAAACATCCATGGGGGTTCCTCCCAATGCACCACTTTACCTGAGG TTCCACGAAGACTGCTGTCCACCGCTCACGCTTTATCCTTCCTCGAGACCGAGATTCAATTTGGCAGGAGCCGCGAGTGTGCCCCCACAGGCGCAGGGGTTCCTCGGTCGACTCCTGGGCGTCAGCGGTggcgaggaaacgacgaagacgcggtCTCAGGGAGAAACTCAAGCAACCGGAAGTTGGATTCTTCCCTCGGAAGCCCagagtctcctctccctgAGCAACTGCAGATGTGGACCTG GCACCATCGTTACCCTCACCACAGAGCCGTCTGCGTCCTACTCGCTTCATGAGGCTTCGTCGTTTTCGCCCTTCTCCTCGAACAGGTTCTTCCTGCcgcctgcagacacagtggaCTCGCAGCAACGTCGCACGCTGGCGTGTTCGCTGGGCCTCATTCCCCCGGTTCCTGGAGAGTTCGatgcgaaagagaagataAACACTCCCCGCTTCCCCTTCCCCTTGGTCAGTGCTGCGCCGTCCATCTCagcttctccctttctctcccggtTCATCTGCGGGAACTCTGGCCGCGCCAGCTGGCGCCAGTGGAGTGCGCGGCGGTCGgcttcgggtgtacgtacacagGAGGGCCGCTGGCCGAGGCAGAGGGAAGGCTGGGAGGCGGGAAGCGGACATGGTGGATTCGTGTCGTCTgtggaggagagcgaaggtgACCGACTGTCGTCTGACGAAGAGTTTGCTGACTTTGTTACGTTCGTCAATACTCctggaggaacgagagaaggccGCGACGGACTTCCTTACCACCTGATTGTCGCCTCCATCATAGGTTTGA TCGGACTTGTCTGCATtgtgtctccctgtctcATCTCCGTCTACAACTGCTTCACCTCGAGGCGAGCCTCGAGCGTCGCGCCGCTTCCAGCGCATCCGCGTGCAGGAAGCACTCCTTTCGACGAGTTCCCTGAGTTCCACTCcggtgaagagacagaagaaggcagcggaGCCTCCggtgtttcttttccagcGGGTGAACCGGATCGCCTCAGGAATGTGGTGGACGCATTCGCGAAGGCGCGCGGAGAagggaggggagacagagcacTGCGGCGGGAAGGAGGGAAGGGGATCGTTGCAAACAGTAACCTTTTTTCGAGTCGCTTGAccggagaggcagacacgCTTCACTTACACGAGGCAGGAGACGCCGTTTCGCCAGCTTCGAGGGGACTGTCTGCCGGCAGCGGGAAAGGAGCGAGTTACGAgccgttcttctccaccGCGGGAGACGACAGTGATGAAGACGTGGGTGGCTTCAGCTGA